A window from Drosophila yakuba strain Tai18E2 chromosome 3L, Prin_Dyak_Tai18E2_2.1, whole genome shotgun sequence encodes these proteins:
- the LOC6532298 gene encoding uncharacterized protein LOC6532298, protein MRFIGCAFLALSCLVAFPTATPALLAPIRPYGQNGTLAVQNNFALELKAVIRQIPVDSIEKLVQKYLLNDIEFQALIRAINSLPAYRFYRQLVNQPEVRLLQQWITQQLILSGGGPKIFDSLELEIKIFNKYPYWSQIVSGIQGFQTEFVQIYPVQLIRSLLEPSATQASPQLSELWRRLVALRPVYERVLATPPGKVITTELQRLGVDVGGVDALIRYQFGWSNATFPSYDYTDYLY, encoded by the coding sequence ATGCGGTTCATCGGTTGTGCTTTCTTGGCTCTCAGTTGCCTGGTGGCTTTTcccactgccacgcccgctctGTTGGCTCCAATTCGACCATATGGTCAGAATGGAACCCTCGCTGTGCAGAACAACTTTGCCTTGGAGCTGAAGGCAGTGATCCGCCAGATACCGGTTGACAGCATCGAGAAGCTGGTGCAGAAGTACCTCCTCAACGACATCGAATTCCAGGCTCTGATCAGGGCCATCAACTCCCTGCCCGCCTATCGATTCTATCGGCAGCTGGTCAACCAGCCCGAAGTGCGACTACTGCAGCAGTGGATCACGCAGCAGCTGATCCTCTCGGGTGGTGGACCCAAGATCTTCGATTCCCTAGAACTGGAGATCAAGATCTTCAACAAGTATCCCTACTGGTCGCAGATCGTGAGTGGCATCCAGGGCTTCCAGACGGAGTTCGTGCAGATCTACCCAGTGCAACTGATCCGATCCCTTCTGGAACCCAGCGCCACCCAAGCCAGTCCTCAGCTCTCGGAACTCTGGCGACGCCTGGTGGCCTTGCGTCCAGTTTACGAACGGGTTTTGGCCACTCCGCCCGGCAAGGTCATCACCACTGAGCTCCAGAGGCTGGGCGTGGATGTGGGTGGTGTGGACGCCCTCATCCGGTACCAGTTCGGTTGGAGCAACGCCACCTTTCCCAGCTACGATTACACGGATTATCTGTACTAG
- the LOC6532299 gene encoding insulinoma-associated protein 1b: MAQMQIQTPIPIPSMPATSEPTEKLSHPHSIGIQLQHKGMPHGLGLLTTVASLPPKYRSRYLNLKTRCEIPLDLTLKLPSPLPSSDVPMAATFAEVYSENTGASSSEAVAKVEELPPPVKPPTPPQSPAGKRKFSRESYDDEQPAKVAKKEEEPVETVEATPAKPVKVADTAPKTNKASTSSAKPSRNKATRKLKFDEETSSPVSGTIIRPLEDITDGSMQYSNGDIDPKYNIVEITEETKAELAAIKNVIGDYVCRLCKIKFEDAFGLARHRCACIVLLEYRCPECGKQFNCPANLASHRRWHKPRKEASKKENRNTTNQPEKQQQAEKKSEEELAFDCQECGKKFKRAAYLRKHQLTHQKKEKPVVEKQLEMKPTASTTTITGSFHFNQAVSTSSSSASSSHSDEGVYVVGSNAKENDDYDNDYLSDSSSSASSAGYGRLQIVEHGLTEEESIAAAALTNLRNCASVIQHTTMAH; the protein is encoded by the coding sequence ATGGcccagatgcagatacagacACCGATACCGATTCCATCGATGCCAGCCACCTCGGAGCCCACCGAAAAGCTCAGCCATCCGCACAGCATTGGCATCCAGTTGCAGCACAAGGGCATGCCCCATGGCCTCGGCCTGCTGACCACCGTGGCCTCGCTGCCCCCCAAGTACCGCAGTCGTTACCTGAACCTGAAAACCAGGTGCGAAATTCCACTGGATCTAACGCTGAAGCTGCCCTCACCACTGCCCAGCAGCGATGTGCCCATGGCCGCCACATTTGCGGAGGTCTACAGCGAGAATACGGGTGCGAGTTCCAGCGAGGCAGTGGCCAAAGTGGAGGAGCTGCCGCCACCGGTGAAACCGCCAACGCCACCACAGAGTCCAGCAGGGAAGCGCAAATTTAGCCGCGAGAGCTATGACGACGAACAGCCGGCTaaagtggccaaaaaggaggaggagccggTGGAAACAGTGGAAGCCACACCAGCGAAACCCGTCAAAGTGGCGGATACAGCGCCTAAAACCAACAAGGCCTCCACCTCGTCGGCGAAGCCCTCCCGCAATAAAGCCACCCGCAAACTGAAGTTCGATGAGGAGACCAGTTCCCCCGTCTCGGGCACCATCATCCGGCCGCTCGAGGACATCACCGATGGATCGATGCAGTACAGCAACGGCGACATTGACCCCAAGTACAACATAGTCGAGATCACGGAGGAGACCAAGGCGGAACTGGCCGCCATCAAGAACGTGATTGGCGACTATGTGTGCCGCCTGTGCAAGATCAAGTTCGAGGACGCCTTCGGGCTGGCCAGGCACAGGTGCGCCTGCATCGTTCTGCTGGAGTACCGGTGTCCCGAGTGCGGCAAGCAGTTCAATTGTCCTGCCAACTTGGCCTCCCATCGCCGGTGGCACAAGCCGCGCAAGGAGGCGTCCAAAAAGGAGAATCGCAACACCACCAACCAGCcggagaagcagcagcaggcggagAAGAAGTcggaggaggagctggccTTCGATTGCCAGGAGTGCGGCAAGAAGTTCAAGAGGGCCGCCTACCTGAGGAAGCACCAACTGACCCATCAGAAGAAGGAAAAACCGGTGGTGGAAAAGCAGTTGGAAATGAAGCCAaccgccagcaccaccactaTCACGGGCAGTTTCCACTTCAACCAGGCGGTGtccaccagctcctcctccgccagcaGTTCGCACTCCGACGAGGGCGTCTACGTGGTGGGCTCCAATGCCAAGGAGAACGACGACTATGACAACGACTACCTCTCAGACTCCAGCTCCTCCGCCTCATCGGCGGGATACGGTCGCCTCCAGATTGTGGAGCACGGCCTTACGGAGGAGGAGAGCATTGCTGCCGCGGCTCTGACCAACTTGAGGAACTGCGCCTCCGTCATCCAGCACACCACCATGGCCCACTGA
- the LOC6532296 gene encoding glycoprotein-N-acetylgalactosamine 3-beta-galactosyltransferase 1: MYRNILCLALGLIVGIQLTDFLEYFQLTDSQFASTAITQLEEGATPQLATEEELALWLHNETRVLCMVLTLPKNHQTRVRRVKDTWGRRCNKLIFISSQEDRELGVIDVGVPEERNNLYLKMRKALEYVYQNHGEDYDWFLKADDDTFVIMENLRLLLYPYDPEAALYFGHRFRTTFPQGYMSGGAGYVMSRDALRRLNLFAFNNSQFCPINNMSEDRQIGFCLQNVGVVAGDSRDEEGRDRFLPLSLKFMLPTFPTNNWLPKLTFYEPVNETGSTSGISFHYVKIHEFEMYEYLLYRLRIFGTPLSQRSLPSRLGPDELQNQLNLWAQENSTNSNAWLQPN; the protein is encoded by the exons ATGTACCGCAATATACTCTGCCTGGCACTGGGCCTCATCGTGGGCATTCAGCTGACGGATTTCCTGGAGTACTTCCAGCTGACCGACAGTCAGTTCGCGAGCACGGCCATCACGCAGCTGGAGGAGGGCGCCACGCCCCAGCTGGCGacggaggaggagctggcccTCTGGCTGCACAACGAGACGCGGGTGCTCTGCATGGTGCTGACCCTGCCGAAGAATCACCAAACCAGGGTGAGGCGGGTGAAGGACACGTGGGGCAGGCGCTGCAACAAGCTGATCTTCATCAGCAGCCAGGAGGATCGGGAGCTGGGCGTCATCGATGTGGGCGTGCCCGAGGAACGGAATAACCTGTATCTGAAAATGAGGAAAGCCCTGGAGTATGTGTACCAGAACCACGGCGAGGACTACGACTGGTTTCTCAAGGCGGATGATGACAC CTTTGTGATAATGGAAAACCTGCGTTTGTTGCTCTATCCCTACGATCCCGAGGCAGCGCTCTACTTTGGCCACCGATTCCGCACCACCTTTCCGCAGGGCTACATGTCCGGCGGAGCTGGCTATGTGATGAGCCGGGATGCACTGCGTCGGCTCAATCTCTTCGCCTTCAACAACAGCCAGTTCTGTCCGATCAACAACATGTCCGAGGATCGGCAAATTGGCTTCTGCCTGCAGAATGTGGGCGTAGTGGCTGGTGATTCGCGGGATGAGGAAGGTCGGGATCGATTTCTGCCCTTGTCTCTCAAGTTCATGCTGCCCACTTTTCCCACCAACAATTGGCTGCCCAAGCTGACATTTTACGAACCA GTGAATGAAACTGGCTCCACGTCGGGAATTAGCTTTCACTACGTCAAGATCCATGAGTTCGAAATGTACGAATACCTGCTGTATCGACTGCGGATTTTTGGTACTCCCTTGTCCCAGAGATCGCTGCCATCCAGACTGGGACCCGATGAACTGCAGAACCAGCTCAATCTGTGGGCTCAGGAGAATAGCACGAATTCCAACGCCTGGCTACAGCCAAACTAA
- the LOC6532297 gene encoding glycoprotein-N-acetylgalactosamine 3-beta-galactosyltransferase 1 yields MGSPLTEKYYPQFTMILVMVRNTIFLLLGIMLGIRLTDFIGYLKLWRSNDLRASEKAALLKYPVASEEHLATWLEREVRILCLVLTMPSSHATKAALVNRTWGARCNKLIFLSSRTDPHLNILQVNISESRKNLYAKVRTGMAYVHEHHLNEYDWFLKADDDTYIAMENLRLFLYPYDPESSVYFGCRFKAYISQGYMSGGGGYVLSRDALRRLNLFALNSSTICKLKGEAEDVQIGHCLQHVGVVAGDTRDSQGHHRFLPVSPFTVFPIIQTDSWLENYFFHKPNRSDCCSASAISFHYVKDFEFAFFEFFLYYLRVFGLHRTPRALPSRLGFRQMNERLQHWSHQVTDNKG; encoded by the exons ATGGGATCTCCTCTGACCGAAAAATACTACCCACAGTTCACAATGATCCTGGTAATGGTGCGGAACACCATCTTCCTCTTGTTGGGCATTATGTTGGGCATTCGACTCACCGATTTTATAGGCTACCTGAAGTTGTGGAGGAGCAACGACTTGCGGGCGAGCGAGAAGGCGGCTCTGCTGAAGTATCCAGTGGCCTCGGAGGAGCACCTGGCCACCTGGCTGGAACGGGAGGTGCGAATACTCTGCCTGGTGCTCACTATGCCATCCTCGCACGCCACAAAGGCGGCGCTGGTGAATCGCACCTGGGGTGCCCGGTGCAACAAGCTGATCTTCTTAAGCAGCCGAACGGATCCCCACCTGAACATACTCCAGGTTAACATATCCGAGTCAAGGAAGAATCTCTATGCCAAAGTGCGCACGGGAATGGCCTACGTACACGAGCATCACCTGAACGAGTACGACTGGTTTCTAAAGGCCGACGATGACAC TTACATTGCAATGGAAAACCTGCGCCTGTTCCTGTATCCCTACGACCCGGAATCTTCCGTGTACTTTGGCTGTCGGTTCAAGGCGTACATCTCCCAGGGCTACATGTCCGGTGGCGGAGGCTACGTGCTCAGCAGGGACGCCTTGCGTCGCCTGAATCTCTTCGCCCTGAACAGCTCCACCATCTGCAAGCTGAAGGGCGAGGCCGAGGATGTGCAGATCGGCCACTGCCTGCAGCATGTGGGTGTTGTGGCGGGGGACACTCGGGACTCCCAGGGTCACCACCGCTTCCTGCCCGTCAGCCCCTTTACAGTGTTCCCCATCATCCAAACTGACTCCTGGCTGGAAAACTACTTCTTCCACAAGCCAAAT CGAAGTGACTGCTGTTCTGCTTCGGCCATATCCTTTCACTATGTCAAGGACTTTGAGTTTGCGTTTTTCGAGTTCTTTCTGTACTATCTGAGGGTCTTTGGATTGCACAGGACGCCGCGGGCTCTGCCATCGCGCTTGGGATTCCGCCAGATGAACGAGCGTCTGCAGCATTGGTCCCACCAAGTCACGGACAACAAGGGATAA